In Myxococcales bacterium, the following proteins share a genomic window:
- a CDS encoding efflux RND transporter periplasmic adaptor subunit, translating into MGDRLSDDLASLKLDRSTGGGGGGVSSAGPWIKRLAWLVVVGGVGAGGYLVALPKLEATLFKPEVAVTEILTITPAQAAVQLTSSGYVVAQVSSDVGPIVAGRIKSITVKEGDRVERGQIIATLENADRKAAITAARSQVTSSEARAQVSRADLSALELKAKRERALAREGVSSAAVADDLEAQVAAQKKVIEAAEAQTKASRAEVRNLQVNLDYMTVTAPINGTVVGKPVGVGAMVGPFVGAIVKLVDLASIMVETDVPEGRVHNLAVGGHTEILLDAFPSRRLRGAVVQIGPRVDRAKATVTVKVKFVDPTDGLLPDMAARVNFLGEKLDEKSMAEPPKLVVPSSAVSDRNGAKVVFVIDDGRVRMRTVTLGAPIANGFELVEGPPSGTRVVKDPPPNLSDGRDVKEKSGT; encoded by the coding sequence ATGGGCGACCGGCTGAGCGATGATCTTGCCTCGCTGAAGCTCGACCGGAGCACCGGCGGCGGAGGCGGAGGCGTATCGAGCGCCGGGCCCTGGATCAAACGCCTGGCGTGGTTGGTCGTCGTCGGTGGCGTCGGAGCCGGGGGTTACCTGGTCGCGTTGCCCAAGCTCGAGGCGACCCTGTTCAAACCCGAGGTGGCCGTCACTGAGATCCTCACCATCACCCCGGCACAGGCCGCTGTGCAGCTGACGTCGAGCGGTTACGTCGTGGCTCAGGTGTCGAGCGACGTCGGGCCCATCGTGGCAGGCCGCATCAAGAGCATCACGGTCAAGGAGGGAGATCGGGTCGAGCGTGGCCAGATCATCGCGACGCTGGAGAACGCCGATCGCAAGGCGGCGATCACGGCCGCGCGCTCTCAGGTCACGAGCTCCGAGGCGCGGGCGCAGGTCTCGCGCGCCGATCTCTCGGCCCTGGAGCTCAAAGCCAAGCGCGAGCGCGCCCTGGCCCGGGAGGGTGTGAGCAGCGCAGCCGTGGCAGACGACCTCGAGGCGCAGGTGGCCGCGCAGAAGAAGGTCATCGAGGCCGCGGAGGCCCAGACCAAAGCCTCACGCGCCGAGGTGCGAAACCTCCAAGTGAACCTCGACTACATGACCGTGACGGCGCCCATCAACGGAACGGTCGTCGGTAAACCCGTGGGGGTTGGCGCGATGGTCGGACCGTTCGTGGGGGCCATCGTCAAGCTGGTCGACCTCGCTTCGATCATGGTCGAGACCGACGTGCCCGAGGGCCGAGTGCACAACCTCGCAGTCGGGGGGCACACCGAGATCTTGCTCGATGCGTTCCCGAGCCGGCGTCTCCGAGGCGCGGTCGTCCAGATCGGCCCGCGGGTCGATCGCGCCAAGGCGACGGTCACCGTGAAGGTGAAGTTCGTCGACCCGACCGATGGCCTGTTGCCCGACATGGCCGCGCGCGTGAATTTTCTCGGCGAAAAGCTGGATGAAAAGAGCATGGCGGAGCCACCCAAGCTCGTCGTGCCGAGCAGCGCCGTCTCCGATCGGAACGGCGCGAAGGTCGTGTTCGTGATCGACGACGGTCGGGTCCGCATGCGTACTGTGACGCTCGGCGCGCCGATCGCCAATGGGTTCGAGCTGGTCGAGGGGCCGCCGAGCGGCACCCGAGTGGTCAAAGATCCGCCGCCGAACCTGTCGGATGGGCGCGACGTGAAAGAGAAGAGCGGGACGTGA